A portion of the Pseudoalteromonas luteoviolacea genome contains these proteins:
- a CDS encoding STAS domain-containing protein — protein MSLSKNASADGKTLTIQIKGKFDFNLVQSFRQAYAEVNDETEKVVVDLRDTDYMDSSALGMLLNMKKTLGDSVGSIQISNCRPQLKKILQISRFDKKFEID, from the coding sequence ATGAGCCTGAGCAAAAATGCTTCAGCTGACGGAAAGACTTTAACAATTCAGATTAAAGGGAAGTTTGACTTCAATTTAGTACAATCATTTCGCCAAGCTTATGCTGAAGTGAATGATGAAACCGAGAAAGTCGTTGTCGATTTGCGAGACACAGATTATATGGATAGCTCGGCGCTCGGCATGTTATTAAATATGAAGAAGACTCTAGGGGATTCGGTGGGCAGTATACAGATTAGTAATTGCCGACCACAATTAAAAAAGATATTGCAAATTTCACGGTTTGATAAAAAATTTGAAATTGATTAG
- the yciH gene encoding stress response translation initiation inhibitor YciH → MSDGRLVYSTELGRIKPEDEQPQQEVKLFKDGHIRIERQTKGRKGKGVMLVVGIDPAEHDLKKLAKQLKSKMGQGGAVKDGVIEIQGDDREKLKGLLVSQGFKVKIAGG, encoded by the coding sequence ATGTCAGATGGTCGTTTAGTGTATTCTACCGAGCTGGGTCGGATTAAACCAGAAGACGAACAGCCACAGCAAGAAGTGAAGCTTTTTAAAGATGGTCATATTCGTATCGAACGTCAAACCAAAGGTCGAAAAGGAAAAGGCGTTATGCTGGTCGTCGGCATTGATCCTGCTGAACACGATCTAAAGAAATTAGCTAAACAGCTAAAAAGTAAAATGGGTCAAGGCGGTGCAGTCAAAGACGGTGTTATTGAAATTCAAGGTGATGACCGTGAAAAACTCAAAGGCCTGCTTGTCTCACAAGGGTTTAAAGTGAAAATTGCAGGGGGTTAA
- a CDS encoding bifunctional diguanylate cyclase/phosphodiesterase, protein MGNRRPPSRFGTNSLSVKLSILISAVCVIAGVFAAALMLKSEEKHLVEAEFVQLQDLSEQMLQQFSQYLELKKNLAQQTNVVVSKVLLPLSESALDIELPLTSLDGKVHSVAANGMSAAYILKDALSDTDKALFQKSEKLWNTLSPILLQDFFNFYMYTTENFVRIAPPNSVLLDSAQNRQANIHAQPLLREELNPTREAVWSDVHHDPIWNKWVVSILVPLYEGDVYRGFTGSDLELETLLSHLPKPTAEQSYIIFDKQGRIISAPNLLALTESPELLSKDVLPKAIQRVVDTALKVNLPSYQDEFIYDKAGHIANIMHLGELDWYVGMYKRRDTALYALEELKVKFFGLFVLYAGFVAMLLHQVIYHLILKRINQLVKVLISFGRGQWDHPKLTDSDDEIGLLNASFNDMSDDIKKLVNGLNQRISEKEIAEKAANRLSKAVAFSGTGVVITNERFKIEYVNPKMVEMTGFSESHFLDSPLLGIISNEMAILIDDIDFDLKSRNYWRGDTLLQSSSNEQIWVSLSISPIRENGGRISSYVASAQDISFVKESQRKMEELAYFDTLTGLANRTFFRMQLRKSMALASRGHYAFALFYFDLDEFKRINDTLGHDAGDRLLVEVADRLKQRLRAEDTIARLGGDEFAVLLSGISTRDNAMDVAHTIQKTLGQPISLGNNEVIVSASIGITLAPFDSQEEEQLLKHADLAMYEAKAKGRNTFHFYSQELNAAANERLHIENELRQAIKSQQFSLQYQPQIDSRTGKILGYEALIRWKHPTEGNIPPTKFIPIAEATGLIVEIGTWVLKEACRFSAVLRSKGYTADIAINLSARQFKDANLIDTISQTLSEVGLSPSMLHLELTESMLMGDVEAAIEQLKEMKKLGVSLSIDDFGTGYSSLSYLKRFPVDVLKVDRSFVKDIPQDTNDMEITAAIIAMAQKLSMKVVAEGVETAEQVAFLQRNNCHIVQGYYYSAPLTEEGVFAQNPEIMKVAES, encoded by the coding sequence GTGGGCAATCGTCGTCCTCCTTCGCGTTTTGGTACTAATTCTCTAAGTGTGAAATTATCAATTTTAATTTCCGCCGTGTGCGTTATCGCAGGCGTATTTGCTGCTGCGCTGATGCTCAAATCAGAAGAAAAGCACCTTGTTGAAGCAGAGTTTGTTCAATTGCAAGATCTTAGTGAGCAGATGCTTCAGCAATTCTCACAATATTTAGAGTTAAAGAAAAACCTTGCACAGCAGACCAACGTTGTGGTTTCCAAGGTACTATTACCACTTTCTGAATCAGCACTTGACATTGAACTACCGCTTACTTCTCTTGATGGCAAGGTACATAGCGTCGCCGCGAATGGCATGTCAGCTGCGTATATTCTAAAGGACGCCTTGTCAGATACAGACAAGGCGTTATTTCAAAAGTCCGAAAAGCTATGGAATACACTTTCACCAATATTGCTCCAAGACTTCTTTAACTTTTACATGTATACCACTGAAAATTTTGTGCGGATTGCCCCTCCCAATTCAGTGCTGTTAGATAGTGCACAAAACAGGCAAGCAAATATTCATGCGCAGCCACTTTTACGAGAAGAATTAAACCCGACCAGAGAAGCTGTTTGGTCTGATGTTCACCATGACCCTATATGGAATAAGTGGGTTGTTAGCATTCTCGTCCCGTTATATGAGGGGGATGTATACCGAGGTTTTACCGGCAGCGACTTAGAATTAGAAACCTTATTGTCTCACTTGCCAAAACCGACTGCCGAACAAAGTTATATTATTTTTGATAAACAGGGCAGAATAATATCTGCACCTAATTTGTTGGCACTCACTGAAAGCCCCGAATTATTGTCCAAAGATGTATTACCAAAAGCGATTCAACGTGTTGTAGACACAGCATTGAAGGTCAATTTACCAAGTTACCAAGATGAGTTTATTTATGACAAAGCGGGCCATATTGCAAACATAATGCATTTGGGAGAGCTCGATTGGTATGTAGGTATGTATAAACGCAGAGACACCGCGTTGTATGCCCTTGAAGAGTTGAAAGTTAAATTCTTTGGCTTATTCGTTTTGTATGCTGGTTTTGTAGCAATGTTGCTGCATCAAGTTATTTATCACTTGATTTTGAAGCGTATTAATCAGTTGGTAAAAGTGTTGATCAGTTTTGGTCGAGGGCAGTGGGATCATCCTAAGTTGACCGACAGCGATGATGAAATTGGTCTCTTAAATGCGTCATTTAACGATATGAGTGATGATATTAAAAAGCTCGTAAACGGCTTAAATCAGCGGATTAGTGAGAAGGAAATCGCAGAAAAAGCAGCTAATCGTCTTTCCAAGGCCGTGGCGTTTTCTGGTACTGGTGTGGTCATCACCAATGAACGCTTCAAAATAGAATATGTAAACCCTAAAATGGTCGAGATGACGGGGTTTTCAGAATCACACTTTTTAGACTCTCCGTTGCTAGGAATTATTTCGAATGAGATGGCAATCTTAATCGATGATATAGATTTTGACTTAAAAAGTCGTAACTATTGGCGTGGAGATACATTACTACAAAGCAGTAGTAATGAACAAATTTGGGTGAGTTTGAGCATATCCCCCATCAGAGAAAATGGTGGGCGGATCTCCAGTTATGTGGCGTCTGCACAGGACATCTCATTCGTCAAAGAAAGCCAAAGGAAGATGGAAGAGCTGGCGTACTTTGACACATTAACTGGTTTGGCAAATCGAACTTTTTTCCGTATGCAGTTGAGGAAGTCTATGGCGCTTGCGTCTCGAGGCCATTATGCGTTTGCGTTGTTTTATTTTGATTTGGATGAGTTTAAACGCATCAATGATACGCTTGGACATGATGCTGGTGACAGACTTTTGGTTGAAGTTGCAGATAGACTTAAGCAAAGATTACGAGCAGAGGACACTATCGCTCGTTTAGGGGGAGATGAATTTGCTGTACTGCTGAGTGGGATAAGCACGCGTGATAATGCAATGGATGTAGCGCATACGATTCAAAAAACGCTTGGCCAGCCCATTTCTTTAGGAAACAATGAAGTGATTGTCAGTGCAAGTATTGGTATAACGCTTGCCCCATTTGATAGCCAAGAGGAAGAGCAGTTACTTAAGCACGCAGACCTAGCGATGTATGAAGCTAAAGCAAAGGGCCGAAATACTTTTCACTTCTATTCACAAGAGCTAAATGCTGCCGCGAATGAGCGATTGCATATTGAAAATGAACTTAGACAAGCGATAAAAAGCCAGCAATTTTCTTTACAGTATCAACCACAAATAGATAGCCGAACGGGAAAAATATTAGGTTATGAGGCTTTGATCCGATGGAAACACCCAACTGAGGGCAATATTCCGCCAACCAAGTTTATCCCCATTGCAGAAGCGACAGGTTTAATCGTTGAAATTGGCACATGGGTGTTAAAGGAAGCTTGTCGCTTTTCTGCGGTGCTAAGATCCAAAGGGTATACCGCAGATATTGCGATTAACCTCTCTGCTCGTCAATTTAAAGATGCAAACTTAATCGACACCATCTCGCAGACATTGAGTGAAGTCGGTCTTTCACCATCAATGCTTCACCTTGAGTTGACTGAAAGCATGCTAATGGGTGACGTAGAGGCGGCAATTGAACAGTTGAAAGAGATGAAAAAGCTAGGAGTGTCTTTGTCAATTGATGACTTCGGTACTGGGTATTCATCTCTAAGTTATTTGAAACGCTTTCCTGTTGATGTGCTTAAAGTCGATAGATCATTTGTTAAAGATATTCCGCAGGATACAAATGATATGGAAATAACCGCAGCTATTATCGCAATGGCACAAAAACTGAGTATGAAGGTGGTTGCCGAAGGTGTGGAAACGGCAGAGCAGGTTGCGTTTTTACAACGTAATAACTGTCATATTGTTCAAGGCTATTATTATAGCGCACCGCTGACAGAAGAAGGGGTTTTCGCTCAAAACCCAGAAATTATGAAAGTTGCAGAGAGTTAA
- a CDS encoding chorismate mutase, with product MTQDTLNALRTEINEIDSELLVLLAKRRRISHGVLEYKINNNKPIRDEERELSLLEKLISYGKSLGLDPFYINNVFQVILEDSVLNQQALLQKSLNPDAVNDTHRVAYLGGQGSYSQLACHKYFSRRPGKVVELGYQSFEEITTSVENGKADFGILPIENTSSGSINEVFDLMQHAQVSIVGEVTHSVEHCLLAKPGTELKDVKKIFAHPQPFTQCSRFLQSLTDVIQETCDSTSSAIKFAAECDQSAAIGSAQSGRAQGLEVIKSELANQAENHSRFIVVARKPLQVSTQIPTKTSLIMATKQHVGSLADALMVFKENSINMTKLESRPVPGNPWEEVFYVDLQANIADPVVQRALEALKEHTQTVRILGCYQSESLKAVDPI from the coding sequence ATGACGCAAGATACTTTAAATGCATTGAGAACAGAGATTAACGAAATAGACTCTGAGCTATTAGTACTACTGGCTAAACGTAGAAGAATAAGCCACGGAGTACTGGAGTATAAGATAAACAACAATAAACCGATTCGAGATGAAGAGCGAGAACTGTCACTGCTCGAAAAGCTCATCAGTTACGGAAAGTCATTGGGCCTCGATCCCTTTTACATCAACAACGTTTTCCAAGTTATCCTAGAAGATTCCGTTCTTAATCAGCAGGCTCTATTACAAAAGAGTTTAAACCCAGATGCAGTAAATGACACCCACCGCGTAGCTTACCTTGGTGGACAGGGCTCTTATAGTCAGCTTGCATGCCACAAATATTTTAGCCGTCGCCCCGGAAAAGTCGTAGAGCTTGGCTATCAGTCCTTTGAAGAGATCACCACATCTGTTGAAAACGGCAAAGCTGATTTTGGTATTCTTCCTATTGAAAATACCAGCTCTGGTAGTATCAACGAAGTCTTTGATCTAATGCAGCATGCGCAAGTCTCTATCGTTGGAGAGGTGACACACAGCGTAGAGCACTGTCTGCTCGCAAAGCCAGGAACTGAGCTCAAAGATGTGAAAAAAATCTTTGCTCATCCACAACCATTTACACAATGTAGCCGCTTCTTGCAAAGCCTAACAGATGTCATTCAAGAAACCTGTGACTCGACGTCGAGCGCCATTAAGTTTGCCGCTGAATGTGATCAAAGCGCCGCAATTGGTTCTGCGCAATCAGGACGAGCGCAAGGCTTAGAAGTCATTAAGAGTGAGTTGGCTAACCAAGCTGAGAATCACAGCCGCTTTATCGTTGTTGCTAGAAAGCCACTGCAAGTCTCTACTCAAATCCCCACTAAAACGAGCCTTATTATGGCAACCAAGCAGCACGTGGGCTCACTGGCCGATGCATTGATGGTGTTTAAAGAGAACAGTATCAACATGACGAAGCTTGAATCTCGCCCAGTCCCAGGCAACCCTTGGGAAGAAGTGTTTTATGTTGACCTTCAAGCAAACATTGCAGATCCAGTTGTACAGAGAGCACTTGAAGCCCTAAAAGAACATACGCAGACAGTGAGAATACTTGGTTGTTACCAGAGTGAATCGCTAAAAGCGGTAGACCCTATTTAA
- the tyrA gene encoding bifunctional chorismate mutase/prephenate dehydrogenase, protein MRENLSLDELRIQIDRCDSELVSLLAERRRLTEQVGQIKQQKGAALHAPDREAALIAARRQQAEQKGVNPELVEDILRRMMREAYENQQSKLACAAPHLSPIVIVGGQGAMGQLFAKQFKRSGYDVKILDKSQQADAHSILAGAKLVLVSVPINSLEQVIADLPPLDPECILADITSVKQSPLKSLLDKHAGPVVGLHPMFGPDISHWVKQTVVACHGRDENACSGLLKQLQIWGCHIVPMEAKKHDQAMQIIQVMRHLTTFVYGQFLAKQCHTLEELRSCSSPIYQLELMMVGRLFAQSPELYADIMMAQFEDVEGLLASYQDTFAQTLQSLKQGDKQALIDGFDKAQTYFSDSAHTFLAQSRGILNKANDAKVLDELAS, encoded by the coding sequence ATGAGAGAAAACTTAAGCCTAGATGAGTTGCGTATCCAGATTGATCGTTGTGATAGCGAACTGGTTAGTTTACTCGCAGAGCGAAGGAGGTTGACCGAGCAGGTTGGCCAGATAAAGCAACAAAAAGGTGCAGCGTTGCATGCACCAGATAGAGAAGCTGCACTAATTGCCGCTCGGCGTCAGCAAGCTGAGCAAAAAGGCGTCAATCCAGAGTTGGTTGAAGATATTCTGCGTCGAATGATGCGAGAAGCTTATGAGAACCAGCAGAGTAAATTGGCATGTGCAGCACCACATTTGTCACCAATTGTGATTGTTGGTGGTCAAGGTGCGATGGGCCAGCTGTTTGCTAAACAATTTAAGCGCTCTGGCTACGATGTTAAAATCCTTGATAAATCTCAGCAGGCTGATGCACATTCAATTTTGGCGGGCGCAAAATTAGTCTTAGTCAGTGTGCCGATAAACAGTTTGGAGCAAGTGATAGCTGATTTACCACCATTAGATCCTGAGTGTATTTTGGCTGATATAACGTCTGTAAAGCAAAGCCCATTAAAAAGTTTACTGGATAAGCATGCAGGGCCTGTTGTTGGTTTACATCCTATGTTTGGTCCGGATATTTCGCATTGGGTAAAACAAACCGTAGTTGCTTGTCATGGACGTGATGAGAACGCATGCAGTGGATTATTAAAACAGCTGCAAATATGGGGGTGCCATATTGTGCCGATGGAAGCGAAAAAGCATGATCAAGCAATGCAGATCATTCAGGTAATGCGTCATTTAACAACGTTTGTTTATGGGCAATTCTTAGCAAAACAGTGCCACACTCTTGAAGAGCTGCGAAGTTGTTCTTCACCAATATACCAGTTAGAGTTGATGATGGTTGGCCGCCTATTTGCGCAGTCCCCGGAATTGTATGCTGATATCATGATGGCTCAATTTGAAGATGTTGAAGGGTTGCTAGCAAGCTATCAAGATACCTTTGCACAAACACTCCAGAGCTTAAAGCAAGGTGATAAGCAAGCTTTGATTGATGGCTTTGACAAAGCACAAACTTACTTCTCAGACAGTGCGCATACCTTCTTGGCACAAAGCCGAGGGATATTAAATAAAGCCAATGATGCAAAAGTACTGGATGAGTTAGCTTCTTAA
- the rplS gene encoding 50S ribosomal protein L19 codes for MAKVNQNIIKALEEEQLKKDVPVFGAGDTVVVQVRVKEGNKERLQAFEGVVIAKRNRGLHSSFTVRKISNGEGVERVFQTHSPLVDSVTVKRRGAVRRAKLYYLRERSGKSARIKEKLN; via the coding sequence ATGGCAAAAGTAAACCAAAATATTATTAAAGCGCTTGAAGAAGAGCAGCTTAAAAAAGACGTACCAGTATTTGGCGCTGGTGATACAGTAGTTGTACAGGTACGTGTAAAAGAAGGTAACAAAGAGCGTCTACAGGCCTTTGAAGGTGTTGTAATCGCTAAGCGTAACCGTGGACTTCATTCATCTTTCACTGTTCGTAAGATCTCTAACGGTGAAGGTGTTGAGCGTGTTTTCCAAACACACAGCCCACTGGTTGACAGCGTTACAGTTAAGCGTCGTGGTGCGGTTCGTCGTGCTAAGCTTTACTACTTACGCGAGCGTTCTGGTAAATCTGCACGTATTAAAGAAAAGCTTAACTAA
- the trmD gene encoding tRNA (guanosine(37)-N1)-methyltransferase TrmD, with product MSEQQKLWVGVVSLFPEMFDAVTQQGVTGRAVKNGLIEFNCWNPREYATDKHRTVDDRPYGGGPGMLMMVEPLEKAILDAKAASGDGAKVIYMSPQGRKLDQQGAAELATSEKLILVAGRYEGIDERIIESHVDEEWSIGDFILSGGELPAMTLIDAVARLVPGVLGHNQSAEQDSFSDGLLDCPHYTRPETLDGKQVPAVLLSGNHKEIAKWRLKQSLGRTWLRRPDLLRNLALTEEQARLLAEFQQEHEACG from the coding sequence ATGAGTGAACAGCAAAAACTTTGGGTCGGCGTTGTATCGTTGTTCCCTGAAATGTTTGATGCAGTTACTCAGCAAGGTGTAACTGGTCGAGCTGTGAAAAACGGTTTGATTGAGTTCAATTGTTGGAACCCAAGAGAGTACGCGACCGATAAGCACCGTACCGTGGATGACCGCCCTTATGGTGGTGGTCCAGGTATGTTGATGATGGTAGAGCCACTTGAAAAAGCCATTCTAGATGCAAAAGCTGCATCTGGTGATGGTGCAAAAGTAATTTACATGTCTCCACAAGGACGCAAACTAGACCAACAAGGCGCCGCCGAATTAGCGACGTCTGAAAAGTTGATTTTAGTTGCGGGTCGATATGAAGGTATAGATGAACGGATCATCGAGTCTCACGTAGACGAAGAATGGTCCATTGGTGATTTTATTCTCAGTGGTGGCGAATTGCCCGCTATGACACTTATTGACGCAGTAGCGCGATTGGTGCCTGGCGTGCTTGGTCACAATCAGTCTGCTGAGCAGGACTCATTTTCGGATGGCCTGTTAGATTGCCCTCACTATACTCGGCCTGAAACATTGGATGGAAAGCAGGTCCCTGCTGTATTACTCAGTGGGAACCACAAAGAAATTGCTAAATGGCGCTTAAAGCAGTCATTGGGCAGGACTTGGCTACGCCGTCCGGACTTGTTGCGTAACCTAGCTCTGACTGAGGAGCAAGCAAGGCTTCTTGCTGAATTTCAGCAAGAACATGAAGCTTGTGGCTAG
- the rimM gene encoding ribosome maturation factor RimM (Essential for efficient processing of 16S rRNA), with translation MSQDNTSTLVVGKLGAPYGIKGWLKVHSFTDDPQGIFDFSPWLIGQQGKWQALEVSDWRRHNKGFIAKFANINDRDEAMAFTNAEIAVNSEQLPELPEGEFYWRDLIGMTVVTNKGYNLGHVDDLMETGSNDVLVVKANKKDAFGQTERLIPFLTDSVIIEVKHDEREITVDWDPAF, from the coding sequence ATGAGTCAAGATAACACCTCGACACTCGTTGTCGGCAAATTAGGTGCCCCTTACGGTATTAAGGGTTGGCTTAAGGTGCATTCATTTACTGATGATCCCCAAGGGATCTTCGATTTCAGCCCATGGTTGATAGGGCAACAAGGTAAATGGCAAGCTCTTGAAGTGAGTGACTGGCGTCGCCACAACAAGGGTTTCATCGCTAAATTTGCGAACATTAACGACAGAGACGAAGCAATGGCTTTCACCAATGCTGAAATCGCAGTTAATAGTGAGCAGCTTCCTGAATTACCTGAAGGGGAGTTTTATTGGCGAGACTTAATTGGTATGACGGTTGTAACCAATAAAGGTTATAACTTAGGTCATGTCGATGACCTTATGGAGACTGGCTCAAATGATGTTTTGGTTGTGAAAGCAAACAAAAAAGATGCATTTGGTCAGACTGAACGCTTAATTCCATTTTTGACAGACTCTGTCATTATTGAAGTTAAGCACGATGAACGTGAAATTACGGTTGATTGGGATCCAGCATTTTAA
- the rpsP gene encoding 30S ribosomal protein S16, producing the protein MVTIRLQRGGAKKRPFYQIVVADSRFSRDGRFIEKVGFFNPIASGQEEKIRLDLARVDHWVGQGASLSDRVAKLVKDARKAA; encoded by the coding sequence ATGGTAACTATTCGTTTGCAACGTGGCGGCGCTAAAAAGCGTCCATTCTATCAAATCGTGGTTGCGGATAGCCGTTTCTCGCGTGACGGTCGTTTCATCGAGAAAGTAGGTTTCTTTAACCCAATCGCTTCTGGTCAGGAAGAAAAAATTCGTCTAGATCTTGCTCGTGTTGATCACTGGGTAGGTCAGGGCGCATCTCTTTCAGATCGCGTAGCTAAGTTAGTTAAAGACGCTCGTAAAGCGGCTTAA
- a CDS encoding TonB-dependent hemoglobin/transferrin/lactoferrin family receptor — protein MFKQTTISLSIAASLFAAPSSIAEQFEKDSEVIVVSGSRIEQKLEDVAGSVNVVTEQEIERELAVDLNSAFKYQTGITTTGSTGEAQALNIRGIGGNRVVYVKDGRRLNDAYSGGGGLIIGRGYFDVDNVKQIEIAKGAASSLYGSDALGGIIVISTKDPSDYLSGEDSYAQVGVGYYGVNSEKSATATFAKQLSDVNATSIQVTRREGEETQNYQENLPGFDYTSNAILLKSEFKLTDSERVLATVDYFDQDSEQVITATEYETKDDNESLSLSLEFDTSTATSLYDNLSAQVYYTDFEQISHQIRANDGSRSRIGPYTDYNDYRFEQSIFGTRLVLDKKLEFGSLSHQLVYGFDYDGYETSRPRLKTRIDAQGNKVLDNEGQKTFPGADTTMLGLFVQDNITLSDAVTLNAGLRLDKYDMDAKQSELYEGTEFGDISETALSPKLGLVYAVSDNLNVVAQYSRGFKIPPHDLAYQSHGVEPFYQILPNPDLDPETSDSIEFGVKGGFDSKQFSVTLFNTKFDDFIANKVVRVEPSQIPNMPPKTYYQYHNIGEVEIKGLEANFTVWVNDNVSVDTGLTYVHGKDKETNEYLSSISPLNGFVKTRYEMGSWSVTAAFKAAKRMTKVPTDDSIKTGGWGTVDLYAEYDFGNLRFNAGVFNLLDKEYIPYESVAGQAADANLEQYTQPGRNFAINAKYTF, from the coding sequence ATGTTTAAACAAACTACTATTTCGCTAAGTATTGCAGCTTCACTGTTTGCTGCGCCAAGTTCAATTGCGGAGCAATTTGAGAAAGATAGCGAGGTTATCGTAGTATCAGGGTCGCGTATTGAGCAAAAGCTTGAAGATGTTGCGGGCTCCGTGAATGTTGTCACCGAACAAGAAATTGAACGTGAGTTAGCAGTGGACTTAAATAGTGCATTTAAGTATCAAACAGGGATCACAACTACGGGCTCAACTGGTGAAGCCCAAGCGCTCAATATTCGTGGTATTGGTGGAAATCGTGTCGTTTATGTAAAAGACGGACGCCGATTAAATGATGCTTATTCTGGTGGTGGCGGCCTAATCATTGGTCGAGGCTACTTTGATGTTGATAACGTAAAGCAAATTGAAATAGCAAAAGGCGCTGCATCATCTCTTTACGGCTCTGATGCACTTGGCGGTATCATTGTTATATCGACAAAAGACCCTTCTGACTATTTGTCTGGTGAAGACAGTTATGCTCAAGTTGGCGTAGGTTATTATGGTGTTAACTCGGAAAAGAGCGCCACGGCAACCTTTGCTAAGCAACTTAGTGATGTTAACGCTACATCTATTCAAGTTACGCGCAGAGAGGGTGAAGAAACGCAAAATTATCAAGAAAACCTCCCTGGTTTTGATTACACATCAAATGCGATATTGCTGAAGTCGGAGTTTAAATTGACTGACAGCGAGCGTGTTTTGGCGACGGTTGATTACTTCGACCAAGATAGTGAGCAAGTAATTACGGCAACTGAGTATGAAACAAAAGATGATAACGAAAGCCTCTCGTTGTCGCTAGAGTTTGATACTTCAACAGCGACAAGCTTGTATGATAATTTAAGTGCACAAGTTTATTACACTGACTTTGAACAAATCAGTCATCAGATCCGTGCAAATGATGGAAGTCGCAGCCGTATCGGGCCTTACACAGACTACAATGATTATCGTTTCGAGCAGTCTATTTTTGGTACGCGTTTAGTTCTAGATAAGAAACTAGAGTTTGGTTCATTATCACATCAACTTGTATATGGTTTTGATTATGATGGCTATGAAACATCAAGACCGCGTCTAAAAACCCGAATTGATGCACAAGGTAATAAAGTGCTTGATAATGAGGGGCAAAAAACATTCCCTGGTGCAGACACCACCATGTTGGGGCTTTTTGTACAAGATAATATTACTTTGTCTGATGCTGTTACATTGAACGCGGGCTTGCGTCTTGATAAATATGATATGGATGCAAAACAAAGCGAGCTTTATGAAGGTACAGAGTTTGGAGATATCAGTGAAACTGCGCTATCGCCAAAGCTTGGCTTAGTATATGCAGTTTCAGATAATTTGAACGTGGTGGCGCAATATTCTCGAGGTTTTAAAATTCCACCTCATGATCTAGCTTATCAAAGCCACGGTGTTGAGCCATTTTACCAGATTTTACCGAATCCTGATTTAGATCCAGAGACGAGTGACAGTATAGAATTTGGTGTAAAAGGTGGGTTTGACTCAAAGCAGTTTTCCGTAACACTATTTAATACTAAGTTTGATGACTTTATTGCAAATAAAGTAGTGCGTGTTGAACCTAGCCAAATACCTAACATGCCGCCTAAGACGTATTATCAGTACCATAATATTGGTGAAGTAGAGATTAAAGGGCTAGAGGCGAACTTTACTGTTTGGGTAAATGATAACGTTTCTGTAGATACTGGCCTTACATATGTACACGGTAAAGATAAAGAAACTAACGAATATCTAAGTTCAATTAGTCCTCTAAACGGCTTTGTAAAGACGCGCTATGAAATGGGTAGCTGGTCAGTTACGGCTGCGTTTAAAGCGGCTAAGCGTATGACTAAGGTTCCAACAGATGACAGCATTAAAACGGGGGGTTGGGGAACAGTCGATCTCTATGCTGAGTATGATTTCGGTAACCTTCGATTCAATGCTGGTGTGTTTAATCTGTTAGATAAAGAATATATCCCTTATGAAAGTGTTGCTGGGCAAGCGGCGGATGCGAACTTAGAGCAATACACACAGCCTGGACGTAATTTTGCGATCAATGCCAAATATACCTTCTAG